The Mytilus trossulus isolate FHL-02 chromosome 3, PNRI_Mtr1.1.1.hap1, whole genome shotgun sequence genome contains a region encoding:
- the LOC134712434 gene encoding uncharacterized protein LOC134712434: MNHTDLPSIPDNPRIHILIIKIIRKLKADYDLMQMFEVVQMIVIFLSLFFGFFFLLYPLYEKRRRTTVWSLWWTNLFGFIQICYCSATVIVARHAYLKPEQDSIQCSDFYSIPMFCGVLSIAVIVGSAIGVHFRNSKIVILKYVFFTYTILCTLCVIALQSMTTTYQPNGIELTSNLQLEPMACGLNPNEHLLIIACEYVLLYIPMGVALLVVYSRSRKTTEKQQEMYFFVPCNEDNVCGSCQYQNYVCRSVLSAYILCIYIIRPGVIIIYSMYGFLHQDIIPSVVSTAVYVFLCFEYTIILQNSCKQCTGTQTESRKDSLKNSDISDFF; the protein is encoded by the exons ATGAATCACACAGATCTTCCATCTATTCCTGACAATCCACGAATCCACATCCTTATCATCAAGATAATACGAAAACTAAAGGCTGACTATGATCTAATGCAGATGTTTGAAGTGGTACAGATGATCGTTATTTTTCTATCGCTGTTCTTTGGATTCTTCTTCCTCCTATATCCACTTTATGAAAAGCGACGAAGAACAACAGTTTGGAGTCTATGGTGGACGAATTTGTTTGGATTTATCCAAATATGCTACTGTTCAGCTACTGTAATTGTTGCTAGACACGCCTACTTAAAACCGGAACAAGACTCAATACAATGCAGTGACTTCTATTCAATTCCAATGTTCTGTGGCGTTTTATCAATAGCTGTAATTGTTGGTTCCGCTATTGGTGTGCAttttagaaattcaaaaattgttaTTCTGAAATATGTGTTTTTCACTTACACAATTCTTTGTACGCTATGTGTTATTGCCCTTCAAAGTATGACAACCACTTACCAACCGAATGGAATCGAATTGACATCAAACCTTCAGCTAGAACCAATGGCTTGTGGTCTTAACCCGAATGAGCACCTTCTCATTATAGCATGTGAATATGTTTTGTTATACATACCTATGGGAGTTGCGCTGTTAGTGGTGTACTCACGATCAAGAAAGACAACAG aaaagcAGCAAGAAATGTATTTCTTTGTGCCTTGCAATGAAGACAACGTATGTGGATCGTGCCAGTATCAGAATTATGTCTGCCGGTCAGTTTTGTCTGCATATATACTATGTATATACATTATCAGACCTGGGGTAATCATTATTTATTCCATGTATGGTTTTCTACATCAGGACATCATTCCAAGTGTTGTATCAACCGCAGTGTatgtgtttttatgttttgaatatactattatattacaaaatagTTGTAAGCAATGCACAGGAACACAGACTGAATCGCGAAAGGATAGTTTAAAAAACAGTGATATAAGcgactttttttaa